CATTGCCATCGCTGCGATTGGCGGCTACCTGTACTACACCAATCTGGATAACGCCGCACCCGAGGCGGTGACAGCAGAGGAGTCTATTGCGGAAGCGGTGGAGTCTGCTGTAGCCGAGGCAAAGGAAACTGGTGCTAAGGTGGCGGACTCCACGGAGGCCATGATGGCGTCTGTGGAAGGCGATGTATTCGCGGATGTGCCGGAAGCCATGGGCGACGCAATGGACGAAACGACCGAAGCCGCTGAGGCCTCTGTCGACGATGTGGAAGATGCGGTGGACGAGGCGGTGGACGAAATCGACCACGCCGATGAGTAAATGCTGATCGCTCTATGTCCGCGGGCCGCGCATGGACTTTGACGCGAATCAGTCAGCGCGTGGCCCAGACCATCTGTAACGCGTCAAAAAATACCCGGAGAACCCGGGTATTTTTTTGCCGCCTTATCCGCTTTTTTATCCGCGTTATCCCCGGCCCAAGTTCTGCAGGGCACGCCGTAGAAAACCGTCGGCCTTGTCCAGCTCCGCTTCTGCCTCGGCTTGTTCCAGCCCACTCAGGATCATCATGATGGCAAGTTTGGCATTGTGATCGCAACGCGCCAGGACCTGGTCGGCCTCTTCGTAGTTCACCCCGGTTGCCTCCATCACTATCCGGCGGGTTCGATCGACCAGCTTCTGGTTTGTTGCTTTTACATCGACCATCAGGTTGTAAAAGCTTTTGCCGGTGCGAATCATGCTGGCGGTAGTGATCATATTCAGCACCAGCTTTTGTGCGGTGCCCGCCTTCATGCGCGTTGAGCCAGTGAGTACCTCGGGGCCGACCTCGGGGAGTATCGCAATATCCGCGTCTTCTGCGATGGTCGCCGATTTATTGCAGGCCAGCGCCACCGTTGTACAGCCCAGGCTGCGGGCGTAGCGCAGGCCGCCGGTGACGTAAGGCGTGCGGCCGCTGGCGGCGATGCCGACGACCACGTCATGGGGCTGTAATGCAATTTCCCGCAAGTCTGCTTCCCCCAGCTGCGGATCATCTTCCGCGCCTTCCTGTGCTCGGTGCACAGCGGCTTCGCCACCGGCGATCAGTGGAATCACCATGCCTTCGGGCACGCCGTAGGTGGGCGGGCATTCCACGGCGTCCAGCAAGCCGATACGGCCGCTGGTACCGGCGCCCATGTAGATCAGGCGCCCGCCGGATTTGAAC
The nucleotide sequence above comes from Microbulbifer salipaludis. Encoded proteins:
- the murQ gene encoding N-acetylmuramic acid 6-phosphate etherase, whose translation is MKTSLTNELGALASESRNPDTQDIDLLPTLGILEKINDADSGVPAVVRQVLPEIARAVDAVVAAFKSGGRLIYMGAGTSGRIGLLDAVECPPTYGVPEGMVIPLIAGGEAAVHRAQEGAEDDPQLGEADLREIALQPHDVVVGIAASGRTPYVTGGLRYARSLGCTTVALACNKSATIAEDADIAILPEVGPEVLTGSTRMKAGTAQKLVLNMITTASMIRTGKSFYNLMVDVKATNQKLVDRTRRIVMEATGVNYEEADQVLARCDHNAKLAIMMILSGLEQAEAEAELDKADGFLRRALQNLGRG